Proteins encoded by one window of Teretinema zuelzerae:
- the rpsU gene encoding 30S ribosomal protein S21, which produces MAHIVVDDSENLEKAIKRFKRMVEKEGIIREWKKREYYEKPSTILNRKNKALRRKLLKKNRKTTDHKGF; this is translated from the coding sequence ATGGCACATATCGTTGTCGACGATTCCGAAAACCTCGAGAAGGCGATCAAGCGCTTCAAGCGCATGGTTGAAAAAGAAGGCATCATCCGCGAATGGAAAAAGCGGGAATACTACGAGAAGCCCTCCACCATCCTCAACAGGAAGAACAAGGCTCTCCGCCGGAAACTCTTGAAAAAGAACCGGAAAACCACTGACCACAAGGGTTTCTAA
- a CDS encoding PilZ domain-containing protein has protein sequence MGYATSQQLTRYYELYHSIDVTFSKEVIKATGLIPQQVYVKALGGQWPCVINSSSLSGAKIIAGIKSGIYEKIQQGTTSVSLRFSFMNVEKNEPMSFFVAAKVLGVNQYGGSSELVLISIAYTQRPPDDLIETLGRLLEANINSTKRREERILITPDSMRKLGILQKETVIFIQGIPRRCILRDLSFSGAKVIMVGIAAFLTNKEIVLRVDIDDPRTAIGLKGIIVRTEDVENRKDLVALAIQYNETEIPMSYKMHINNYLTQQRKTQGKDDSEQAEQPSSGQSGKKQQAESSAPQAEPLPEADTQEPSS, from the coding sequence ATGGGATACGCCACCAGTCAGCAACTGACCCGCTATTACGAACTCTATCACAGCATCGATGTAACCTTCTCAAAAGAGGTCATCAAAGCAACCGGTTTGATTCCCCAACAGGTCTACGTGAAAGCGCTGGGCGGGCAATGGCCGTGCGTGATAAATTCATCGTCCCTCTCCGGCGCGAAGATCATCGCCGGCATTAAAAGCGGCATATACGAAAAGATTCAGCAGGGAACCACCTCCGTCAGCCTCCGCTTTTCCTTCATGAACGTGGAGAAAAACGAGCCGATGAGCTTTTTCGTCGCGGCGAAAGTGCTCGGAGTCAATCAGTACGGCGGCTCTTCGGAACTCGTGCTGATCAGCATCGCGTATACCCAGCGACCCCCGGACGACCTCATCGAAACGCTCGGCCGCCTTCTCGAAGCGAACATCAACTCGACGAAGCGCAGGGAAGAGCGCATACTCATAACCCCCGATTCGATGCGCAAGCTCGGCATCCTTCAAAAAGAAACAGTCATCTTCATTCAGGGCATCCCCCGCCGGTGCATACTCAGGGATCTTTCATTTTCCGGCGCAAAAGTCATAATGGTCGGCATCGCGGCCTTTTTGACGAACAAGGAAATCGTGCTGCGGGTGGATATCGACGACCCGCGAACCGCCATCGGCCTGAAAGGAATAATAGTCCGGACAGAAGATGTTGAAAACCGCAAGGACCTGGTCGCCCTGGCGATCCAATACAATGAAACCGAAATTCCCATGTCCTATAAAATGCATATCAATAATTACCTGACGCAACAGCGCAAGACTCAGGGAAAAGACGACTCCGAACAAGCGGAACAGCCGTCTTCCGGTCAATCGGGTAAAAAACAGCAGGCAGAATCATCCGCCCCTCAGGCTGAGCCGCTTCCTGAAGCTGATACGCAAGAACCTTCATCCTAA
- a CDS encoding tetratricopeptide repeat protein produces the protein MSHPLDSLVFINIPDSHDLSGFIAGFDSSIPLPVQLSAPGEKFDPANLSKEMILAGILTVFAWDQENAHLDYYRSLMQAAAPNIREELTEAAILKIRNGDFEMAEEIFRSLRGLDPDDVTTVLNLALLMDERADSMRRSGLEEEADAFDAEAFAHYRQAMAAEPPMPEAFFNAGYFFLKQKNFRKARQALEAFLQTETDKSDRTAERKERAKAIIEEISSRDLDDDLFKSAYDFITIGQEEKGLEAVREFLEHHPKVWNGWFLLGWALRRLERWQDARAAFEQAIELAKNDEAGMETGFVDICNELAICLMELGELDKSRACLISALEQESENTKIIANLGMVALRKGNHEEADGFFRTVLEIDPRDQLAREMLARDR, from the coding sequence ATGTCGCATCCCCTTGATTCCCTGGTGTTCATCAACATCCCGGATTCCCATGATCTTTCCGGCTTCATCGCCGGCTTTGATTCCTCCATCCCCCTCCCCGTCCAGCTCTCGGCGCCCGGGGAGAAATTCGATCCGGCGAACCTTTCAAAGGAAATGATTCTCGCGGGCATTCTGACGGTCTTCGCGTGGGATCAGGAAAACGCCCACCTCGATTACTACCGGTCTCTCATGCAAGCAGCCGCGCCGAACATCCGCGAGGAGCTCACCGAAGCCGCGATACTCAAGATCAGAAACGGGGACTTCGAAATGGCGGAGGAGATTTTCAGATCCCTCAGAGGACTCGATCCCGACGATGTGACGACGGTGCTTAATCTCGCCCTGTTGATGGACGAACGGGCCGACAGCATGAGGCGTTCAGGACTCGAGGAGGAGGCCGACGCGTTCGACGCCGAGGCGTTCGCCCACTACCGGCAGGCGATGGCGGCCGAACCGCCGATGCCCGAAGCCTTCTTCAACGCCGGCTACTTTTTCCTCAAACAGAAAAATTTCCGCAAGGCGCGGCAAGCGCTCGAAGCATTCCTGCAGACCGAGACAGACAAATCGGACCGTACTGCGGAACGAAAAGAACGGGCAAAGGCGATTATTGAAGAAATTTCATCGCGCGACCTCGACGACGACCTTTTTAAATCCGCCTACGACTTCATCACGATCGGCCAGGAAGAAAAGGGCCTCGAAGCGGTCAGAGAATTTCTGGAGCATCATCCGAAGGTGTGGAACGGGTGGTTCCTGCTCGGCTGGGCGCTCAGACGCCTCGAACGCTGGCAGGACGCCCGCGCGGCCTTCGAACAAGCGATAGAACTGGCGAAGAACGATGAAGCCGGCATGGAAACAGGGTTTGTCGACATTTGCAACGAGCTTGCGATTTGCCTCATGGAGCTCGGAGAACTGGATAAAAGCAGGGCATGCCTGATTTCCGCGCTGGAACAGGAAAGCGAAAACACGAAAATCATCGCAAATCTGGGCATGGTCGCGCTCAGGAAGGGAAACCACGAGGAAGCAGACGGGTTCTTCCGCACCGTGCTGGAAATCGATCCCCGCGATCAGCTCGCGCGCGAAATGCTCGCTCGAGACCGATAA
- a CDS encoding DUF192 domain-containing protein: MSFKGKPLVAVFFLILCSFAHISCEQGSALVRMNLVVETASGGRVPLQAEIARTPAEQEKGYMNRERIPDGTGMLFVYTADRKMSFWMKNTPHPLSIAFIDSDGIIREIRDMAPFSRETITSTRSVRYALEVPAGWFVRAGISVGDRLAGAEPGTSLKALF; this comes from the coding sequence ATGAGTTTTAAGGGCAAGCCGCTTGTTGCTGTCTTTTTTTTGATACTCTGCAGTTTCGCCCATATATCCTGCGAACAGGGCTCCGCTCTCGTCCGGATGAATCTCGTCGTCGAAACCGCTTCAGGCGGACGCGTGCCGCTGCAGGCGGAAATCGCGCGGACGCCTGCCGAACAGGAAAAAGGGTATATGAACCGCGAGAGGATTCCCGACGGCACCGGCATGCTCTTCGTGTACACGGCCGATCGGAAAATGAGTTTCTGGATGAAGAACACTCCTCATCCCCTTTCCATCGCCTTTATCGATTCCGACGGAATCATTCGGGAAATCCGCGATATGGCTCCCTTCAGCAGGGAAACCATAACCAGCACCCGTTCCGTTCGCTACGCGCTTGAGGTTCCTGCAGGCTGGTTCGTCCGCGCAGGGATCTCTGTCGGAGACCGCCTTGCGGGAGCCGAACCGGGAACCTCGTTGAAGGCGTTGTTTTAG
- a CDS encoding Crp/Fnr family transcriptional regulator — MLQLAFVNFRKGSYILVEDKAESDRFYIIQGGKIQITKETEVVAEEGGNILGPGDFIGVVSSMSGHSQIETAVAVTDVTLISVRRDQFSELIEKNTPVAMKIIYSFTRKMRYLDEALTRITLKKNVESDITHLFTIGEYYAKLTKYNLALYAYYHYLKNAPNGPYAAVARERFMALKSMGVHADPSLLEPKSGEMSRVYPVESMIFCECQPGMELYIIQKGQVKITKIVDNNEVLLAVLKVGDMFGEMALLENKPRSASAIALEGTQLLAVNRQNFNQMVSTQPQLIARLTTTLADRIWLMYKQLANTLITDPVGRMYDMLVIQLEKLKVPFQAGKAYTFDFGPMELANMCALPKDSLNRVVTEFLREPIVRLVDDRIAVSDMVELSKQSAYRKKMLNIERSRAEGRGTGTNSTVLW, encoded by the coding sequence TTGTTACAGCTAGCGTTTGTTAATTTCAGGAAAGGCTCATATATTCTCGTTGAAGACAAGGCTGAATCCGATCGCTTCTATATTATTCAGGGCGGAAAGATTCAAATCACCAAGGAAACCGAGGTCGTTGCCGAAGAAGGCGGAAACATTCTCGGTCCCGGAGATTTTATCGGCGTCGTTTCGAGCATGTCCGGCCATAGCCAGATTGAAACCGCCGTCGCCGTAACAGACGTCACCCTTATTTCCGTTCGCCGCGATCAGTTTTCCGAACTCATCGAGAAGAACACCCCTGTCGCGATGAAGATCATCTATTCGTTTACGCGAAAGATGCGGTATCTGGACGAAGCCCTTACCCGGATCACCTTAAAAAAGAACGTCGAAAGCGATATCACCCATCTGTTCACGATCGGCGAGTACTATGCGAAGCTTACCAAATACAATCTTGCGTTGTACGCCTATTATCATTACTTGAAAAACGCTCCTAACGGCCCCTACGCCGCGGTCGCCCGCGAACGGTTCATGGCTCTCAAATCCATGGGCGTTCATGCCGACCCTTCTCTTCTGGAACCCAAATCAGGTGAAATGTCCCGCGTCTATCCGGTCGAATCGATGATTTTCTGCGAATGCCAACCCGGCATGGAACTCTACATCATTCAAAAGGGCCAGGTGAAGATAACCAAGATCGTGGACAACAACGAGGTTCTGCTTGCGGTATTGAAAGTAGGCGACATGTTCGGCGAAATGGCTCTGCTGGAGAACAAACCCCGCTCGGCCAGCGCCATCGCGCTCGAGGGAACTCAGCTCCTTGCCGTTAACCGGCAAAACTTCAACCAGATGGTTTCCACTCAGCCTCAGCTCATCGCGAGGCTCACCACGACGCTCGCTGACCGGATCTGGCTCATGTACAAACAGCTGGCGAACACGCTCATCACCGATCCGGTCGGACGAATGTACGACATGCTGGTGATTCAGCTTGAAAAGCTCAAGGTTCCCTTTCAGGCGGGCAAGGCCTACACCTTCGATTTCGGACCGATGGAGCTGGCGAACATGTGCGCCCTCCCAAAAGACAGCCTCAACCGCGTAGTGACCGAGTTTCTCAGGGAACCCATCGTTCGTCTGGTGGACGATCGCATTGCGGTCTCCGACATGGTCGAACTGAGCAAGCAGTCCGCGTATCGCAAGAAAATGCTGAACATCGAACGTTCCCGCGCGGAAGGCCGGGGAACCGGAACAAACAGCACCGTTCTGTGGTAG
- a CDS encoding FecR family protein, with protein MQKKTAAVSMLITLVMAFAGAQTLGKVDYIEGSVELTRDGVPVRVIDIGTPIENMDVVKTGGDGSVSISFSPESGLTGTLQIVPGTSALIRSDQISGTTTNEVKLMAGSVNLKVKRIAGAKSAAQVRTSSAVLGVRGTEFVVASFNATSLVACKEGEVFCYAASEVTGTVSPKSGASSVPGTLVEVQESGKVATGKFPAGDFETSWNSMRDKWKAFQVELMVSNAMPLLDNLAQSWNTHYGKVEKGSAVLRSNQTLKAWLKNPSRPSGSFGDWMAERRAVMKDLVGIRGDMIMTLIVWYRLEEIVPNLPASVMDQKLSTGQTVREFVSRYKKSSKAVSDAASLFHAAEKQYMLRNDGVSPFSEF; from the coding sequence ATGCAGAAAAAAACAGCGGCTGTTTCGATGTTGATCACACTGGTTATGGCCTTTGCCGGCGCTCAAACCCTGGGCAAGGTAGATTATATAGAAGGAAGCGTAGAACTAACCCGCGACGGTGTTCCGGTGCGAGTCATTGATATCGGCACTCCGATCGAAAACATGGATGTGGTGAAAACCGGCGGAGACGGATCTGTGTCTATTTCCTTTTCTCCCGAATCAGGCCTTACCGGAACCTTGCAGATCGTGCCGGGAACATCGGCCCTCATCCGCTCAGATCAGATTTCCGGAACAACCACGAACGAAGTGAAACTGATGGCTGGATCGGTAAATCTGAAAGTCAAGCGCATCGCCGGCGCAAAATCCGCCGCCCAGGTTCGCACTTCCAGCGCGGTGCTCGGCGTCCGGGGAACCGAATTCGTCGTCGCTTCGTTCAATGCGACTTCTCTCGTTGCCTGCAAAGAGGGCGAAGTATTCTGTTATGCCGCCTCCGAAGTAACCGGAACCGTTTCTCCCAAATCGGGAGCGTCCTCCGTGCCCGGAACCCTGGTGGAAGTCCAGGAGTCGGGTAAGGTCGCCACCGGAAAGTTTCCCGCGGGAGATTTTGAAACCTCATGGAACTCAATGCGCGATAAATGGAAGGCCTTTCAGGTCGAGCTGATGGTTTCGAACGCCATGCCTTTGCTTGATAATCTCGCACAGTCCTGGAATACTCATTACGGGAAGGTAGAGAAGGGCTCCGCCGTTCTGAGATCGAACCAGACGCTGAAAGCCTGGCTCAAGAATCCTTCCCGTCCGTCGGGAAGCTTCGGCGACTGGATGGCTGAACGCAGAGCCGTCATGAAGGATCTCGTCGGCATTCGGGGAGATATGATCATGACGCTGATCGTCTGGTATCGGCTGGAGGAAATCGTTCCGAATCTGCCGGCTTCCGTCATGGATCAAAAGCTGTCTACCGGACAAACGGTGCGCGAGTTCGTATCGCGGTATAAGAAGAGTTCCAAAGCCGTCTCGGACGCGGCCTCTCTCTTCCATGCCGCAGAAAAGCAGTATATGCTGAGAAACGACGGAGTTTCTCCCTTTTCCGAGTTTTGA
- the murB gene encoding UDP-N-acetylmuramate dehydrogenase: MITVRKLWENSNITEECPSLSGKIRFDEPLRAHTTFKVGGPADIFAEPDSIESLVFLLDRCAVLDIPVSLLGGGSNVLVSDRGIRGLVVSLARFADISGPSVQSGDSLLVQAECGASMRDLTDWCQIRGIAGLERFAGLPGSVGGAVFMNARCYDISMADVFFSARVLYFQKGGCTLETWPLRREEWDYKTSPFQQRTGPDPLVLSPGASVLLSAEFSLRTGDPLALRSEMDRWILDRTEKGHYRFPSAGSMFKNNRAFGMPSGKIIDEAGLRGFRIGDAQVAPWHGNIVINAGNATAADLRALVRTVRGKVYDKTGFLLEPEVIQAGDWDE, encoded by the coding sequence ATGATCACTGTACGGAAATTATGGGAAAATAGCAATATAACGGAAGAATGCCCCTCTTTGTCGGGGAAAATCCGGTTCGACGAGCCCTTGCGGGCCCATACGACATTTAAAGTCGGCGGCCCGGCGGATATATTCGCGGAGCCTGATTCGATCGAATCTCTCGTATTCCTCCTTGACCGCTGCGCTGTTCTGGATATTCCTGTTTCTCTTTTAGGCGGAGGGTCGAATGTTCTCGTCTCCGACCGGGGCATCAGAGGCCTGGTCGTCTCCCTTGCCCGGTTCGCCGATATCTCCGGCCCCAGCGTCCAGAGCGGCGATTCCCTTCTCGTACAGGCCGAATGCGGAGCCTCCATGCGGGATCTTACCGACTGGTGCCAGATCCGCGGCATTGCCGGCCTTGAACGATTCGCAGGCCTTCCCGGAAGCGTCGGAGGTGCCGTTTTCATGAACGCCCGGTGTTATGATATTTCGATGGCGGATGTGTTTTTCAGCGCCCGCGTGCTGTATTTTCAAAAAGGAGGGTGTACACTTGAGACATGGCCTCTGCGCCGGGAAGAATGGGACTACAAGACATCGCCGTTTCAGCAACGGACTGGTCCGGATCCGCTGGTGCTGTCTCCCGGCGCTTCCGTTCTGCTGTCCGCCGAATTTTCGCTTCGGACCGGCGACCCTCTGGCTCTTCGGAGCGAAATGGACCGATGGATACTGGATCGAACGGAGAAGGGCCATTACCGCTTTCCTTCGGCGGGGAGCATGTTTAAAAACAACCGCGCCTTCGGGATGCCTTCCGGAAAAATCATCGATGAGGCCGGATTGCGCGGCTTCCGCATAGGGGACGCCCAGGTGGCCCCCTGGCACGGAAATATCGTGATAAACGCCGGAAACGCTACGGCCGCGGATTTACGTGCTCTTGTCCGTACGGTTCGCGGCAAGGTATACGATAAAACAGGCTTCCTGCTCGAGCCGGAAGTCATACAAGCCGGAGATTGGGACGAATAA
- a CDS encoding cysteine--tRNA ligase → MPLELYNTMGRELQEFKPLVEGKAGFYGCGPTVYNYAHIGNMRAYVFQDVLKRSLRFLGYDVTHVMNITDIGHLSGDADDGEDKMVKTAKERGQSVLEIAQFYTDAFFNDTDRLNIERPTVVCKATDHVEQMIELIKKLEKNGHTYMAGGNLYYDISTFPEYGKLARINIEDLKAGARIDVDENKRNPHDFVLWFTKSKFENQALVWDSPWGKGYPGWHIECSAMSMEYLGEQIDIHTGGIDHIQIHHTNEIAQSEGATGKTWVNFWLHNEFLVMDKGKMSKSSGTFLTLQTIIDQGFDPLDYRFFLLGAHYRSQITFSPESMESAKSARKNLVQRIARILETAGKPESIPDSRELPAGSPALERLEAFRGHIEQDLNTPRALSELQGLVRDAEIKPGEALAVLQAMDGVLGLKLLESALQSIAEAAPQEGDPRIDALIEERKAAKQSKNFARADEIRNLLKAEGIVLEDSPTGTTWKRM, encoded by the coding sequence ATGCCGCTGGAACTTTACAATACCATGGGAAGAGAATTGCAGGAATTTAAACCTCTTGTGGAAGGAAAGGCCGGCTTCTATGGATGCGGACCCACTGTATATAACTACGCGCACATAGGAAACATGAGGGCCTACGTATTCCAGGACGTGCTTAAACGATCGCTTCGTTTCCTCGGATACGACGTAACCCATGTCATGAATATCACTGATATCGGCCATCTTTCCGGAGACGCAGACGACGGCGAGGACAAGATGGTGAAAACCGCGAAGGAACGGGGACAGTCGGTTCTCGAGATCGCGCAGTTCTATACCGACGCTTTTTTTAACGATACCGACAGGCTGAACATCGAGCGGCCCACCGTGGTGTGCAAGGCTACCGACCATGTCGAACAGATGATCGAGCTTATCAAAAAACTCGAAAAGAACGGACATACCTACATGGCCGGAGGAAATCTCTATTACGATATTTCCACCTTTCCGGAATACGGAAAGCTCGCGCGCATCAATATAGAGGACCTGAAGGCTGGAGCGCGCATCGATGTCGACGAGAACAAGCGCAATCCGCACGACTTCGTGTTGTGGTTCACTAAAAGCAAGTTCGAAAACCAGGCTCTTGTGTGGGACTCGCCCTGGGGCAAGGGATATCCCGGCTGGCATATCGAGTGCTCTGCAATGAGCATGGAATATCTGGGAGAACAGATCGACATCCATACCGGGGGAATCGACCATATACAGATTCATCACACCAACGAAATAGCGCAGTCTGAAGGAGCCACCGGTAAAACATGGGTAAATTTCTGGCTTCACAATGAATTTCTGGTGATGGATAAGGGTAAAATGTCCAAATCGAGCGGAACATTCCTGACCCTTCAAACCATCATCGATCAGGGATTCGATCCGCTGGACTATCGATTCTTCCTTCTGGGAGCCCATTACCGCAGCCAGATAACCTTCTCGCCCGAATCGATGGAAAGCGCGAAAAGCGCGAGAAAAAACCTAGTGCAGAGAATCGCGCGCATTCTTGAAACCGCCGGAAAGCCGGAATCGATCCCGGATAGCCGGGAACTGCCCGCAGGATCGCCCGCGCTCGAAAGGCTCGAAGCATTCCGGGGACATATCGAACAAGATTTGAACACGCCGCGGGCATTGTCGGAGCTGCAGGGGCTTGTCCGCGACGCGGAAATCAAGCCCGGCGAAGCACTCGCCGTCTTGCAGGCCATGGACGGAGTTCTCGGCCTCAAGCTGCTCGAGAGCGCCCTGCAAAGCATAGCCGAAGCGGCCCCTCAAGAAGGAGACCCGCGCATAGATGCTCTCATCGAAGAGAGAAAGGCGGCGAAGCAGTCAAAGAATTTCGCCCGCGCCGATGAAATCCGCAACCTTCTTAAGGCAGAGGGGATCGTTCTGGAAGACAGTCCGACCGGCACCACCTGGAAGAGAATGTAA
- a CDS encoding RNA polymerase sigma factor, whose protein sequence is MLNNAEWLDANRDEDFRAIYTATMPILFRISLRIAGNEEAAEDLCHDALIKMTEKNMQFPSLNDAKYWLIRVVINASLNYAKRKGRERRAYERALKEDKRTVDSGETALLKQDAVARVKTAMDKLPPNLRAVLHLKEYAELNYKEIGRVLGITEGNVKVRVFRAREQLSRLIGEDDVYMP, encoded by the coding sequence TTGTTAAATAACGCAGAGTGGCTCGACGCCAACCGCGATGAAGATTTCCGCGCGATATACACGGCGACCATGCCGATACTCTTCAGAATTTCCCTCAGAATAGCGGGAAACGAAGAAGCCGCGGAAGATCTTTGCCACGACGCGTTGATTAAAATGACCGAGAAGAACATGCAGTTCCCCTCGCTCAACGACGCGAAATACTGGCTCATACGGGTTGTGATAAACGCATCTTTGAACTACGCCAAGAGGAAGGGCCGCGAAAGGAGAGCATACGAAAGAGCTCTCAAGGAAGACAAACGCACAGTGGATTCCGGCGAGACGGCATTGCTGAAGCAGGATGCAGTCGCACGGGTGAAAACCGCGATGGACAAGCTTCCGCCGAACCTGCGCGCTGTCTTGCATTTAAAGGAATACGCGGAGCTGAATTACAAAGAAATCGGCCGCGTACTCGGCATTACGGAAGGAAACGTGAAGGTTCGCGTTTTCCGCGCGCGGGAGCAGCTGTCCCGATTGATAGGAGAAGACGATGTCTACATGCCCTGA
- a CDS encoding anti-sigma factor family protein: protein MSTCPDPSLFSAYADGEVPSPWKEKLEAHLSSCAECSKRVSRYKAFSSIIAADGAELSPERLDSGLEQLQRRIQSKRSTESGRTGRFDVRKSGSIRIPVHTLAAMLAAAVFIPSFIIQKTTDVLEKQHELALALNAELNDQYLQKTSLNIIDPALPVYSPDLPQKTIESRIASGSGQSLFTLVNYARQFATDKTLFSDAEIIIIKLPNLTKFGTLSAEPELTDDSFLRNTGYYK from the coding sequence ATGTCTACATGCCCTGACCCCAGTTTATTTTCAGCTTACGCCGACGGAGAGGTTCCGTCTCCATGGAAGGAAAAACTGGAAGCGCACCTGTCCTCCTGCGCGGAATGTTCGAAGCGTGTAAGCCGATATAAAGCGTTTTCTTCGATTATCGCAGCCGACGGCGCCGAACTTTCCCCGGAACGGCTCGATTCCGGATTGGAACAGCTCCAGCGCAGAATACAGTCGAAGCGAAGCACTGAATCCGGCAGAACCGGACGCTTCGACGTGCGGAAATCAGGAAGCATCAGAATTCCCGTTCATACGTTAGCGGCGATGCTGGCGGCGGCCGTATTCATTCCATCCTTCATCATTCAAAAAACGACTGATGTTCTTGAGAAGCAGCATGAACTGGCATTAGCCTTGAACGCCGAACTGAACGATCAATATCTGCAGAAGACCTCCTTGAACATCATCGATCCGGCGCTTCCGGTGTACAGCCCGGACCTTCCCCAAAAAACAATCGAATCTAGAATTGCATCAGGCTCGGGACAGTCTCTTTTCACCCTCGTGAATTACGCGCGACAGTTCGCCACCGATAAGACCCTTTTTTCCGACGCGGAAATAATCATCATCAAGCTTCCGAATCTGACGAAATTCGGCACGCTCTCCGCCGAACCGGAACTGACGGACGATTCTTTTTTAAGGAACACAGGCTACTATAAATGA
- a CDS encoding transglutaminase domain-containing protein yields MMRSLFLRLIQRSDLARYALVPIVFALAAALLFALSTLEKKPPHIDAITPTIGDPGDVMIIRGKNFGDERKTSWIEIADNRITGSSIRNWNDEVIIMEIPHTVQDGLVYIRTKEGKSNPHIFANRQNIPVVAQGDKETGIPSIEAFDRDVNEIGGTLVIKGKNFGISQGKAQVLFAWQAEPEIPIANAARSDKFSVACSDHDFDYEFWSDKELRVRIPDGAVSGNVFVETEKGLSNPKPLRLVNQSGTKKYSNAKTYILSVQVDITGVEAVPENSLYIRIPLPESTLTQRDVKITASEPNPYIDNYQGTILHQLEGLKTGRNERISHSLVVTTRDLTTTVNPQQVKPYKDTGTPLYARFTGSDALVPSDNPAITAQAEAIVKKEKNPWRKARLIYDWIIDTIEPKQIADPDRPLTTALAQGSGDAYDMALLFTAFARASGIPATPIAGILVDQQRQTHLHWWAEFWIEGTGWIPVDPALGMNFPFELRSANNRDWYFGNMDSSHIAFSRGWNDQKPMIPNSRVVYRPRTYSFQAVWEESTGQIKGYTTFWSAPKITGVY; encoded by the coding sequence ATGATGCGTTCTCTCTTTTTACGTCTCATTCAGCGATCGGACCTGGCCCGCTATGCCTTGGTGCCGATAGTATTCGCTCTGGCCGCCGCCCTCCTTTTCGCGCTGTCAACCCTTGAAAAAAAGCCTCCTCATATCGATGCTATTACGCCGACGATCGGAGATCCCGGCGACGTCATGATCATACGCGGAAAGAATTTCGGCGACGAACGGAAAACCAGCTGGATCGAAATAGCTGACAACAGAATTACCGGGAGCTCCATCAGAAATTGGAACGATGAAGTTATCATCATGGAAATTCCCCATACCGTCCAGGACGGCCTCGTCTACATCAGGACTAAAGAAGGAAAAAGCAACCCTCATATCTTTGCGAACCGCCAAAACATTCCGGTCGTCGCGCAGGGCGACAAGGAAACAGGAATCCCGTCGATCGAGGCGTTCGACCGCGACGTGAACGAAATCGGAGGGACCCTCGTCATCAAGGGCAAGAACTTCGGCATTTCGCAGGGGAAGGCGCAGGTGCTTTTCGCATGGCAGGCAGAACCCGAGATTCCGATAGCGAACGCCGCGCGCTCTGACAAATTCAGCGTTGCCTGCTCCGATCACGACTTCGACTACGAGTTCTGGAGCGATAAGGAGCTTCGCGTCCGAATCCCCGACGGCGCGGTATCCGGAAACGTCTTCGTGGAAACTGAAAAGGGCTTAAGCAATCCCAAACCCCTGCGGTTGGTAAATCAGAGCGGAACAAAAAAATACTCCAACGCGAAAACATATATATTATCAGTCCAGGTCGACATTACCGGCGTTGAGGCGGTTCCAGAAAACTCCCTATACATCCGCATTCCTCTGCCGGAAAGCACTCTCACCCAAAGGGACGTGAAAATCACCGCAAGCGAACCGAACCCCTACATAGACAATTATCAGGGAACCATTCTCCATCAGCTTGAAGGCCTTAAAACCGGCAGAAACGAACGAATTTCGCATTCTCTGGTCGTCACGACCAGGGACCTGACGACTACGGTGAATCCCCAACAGGTTAAGCCGTATAAGGACACGGGCACCCCCTTGTACGCCCGGTTCACCGGTTCCGACGCGCTGGTGCCTTCCGACAATCCCGCGATAACGGCGCAGGCTGAAGCGATCGTGAAAAAAGAAAAAAATCCGTGGCGCAAAGCCCGTCTCATTTACGACTGGATTATCGATACAATCGAACCGAAGCAAATCGCCGATCCCGACAGGCCGCTCACGACGGCTCTCGCGCAAGGCTCGGGCGACGCGTACGACATGGCCCTGCTTTTTACCGCCTTCGCCCGGGCGAGCGGAATACCGGCGACTCCGATCGCCGGCATTCTGGTAGACCAGCAGAGGCAGACGCATCTGCACTGGTGGGCGGAGTTCTGGATAGAGGGGACCGGCTGGATTCCCGTAGATCCGGCGCTCGGCATGAACTTTCCCTTCGAACTTCGCAGCGCCAACAACAGGGACTGGTACTTCGGAAATATGGATTCGTCCCATATCGCGTTTTCCCGCGGATGGAACGATCAGAAGCCGATGATACCGAACAGCAGGGTCGTCTACAGGCCCCGGACCTATTCATTCCAGGCAGTCTGGGAGGAATCGACCGGCCAGATCAAGGGATATACGACTTTTTGGAGCGCGCCGAAAATCACCGGCGTCTACTAA